One Nitrosarchaeum sp. DNA window includes the following coding sequences:
- a CDS encoding P-II family nitrogen regulator, with protein MKRIEAIVQSDVSKQVINEIRKSGVGGVTLIQSLGQGMGERPEIGGRQIEFNSVDVILTVVHDSEVKSVVSAIMNVAHTGQKGDGKIFVTNVEESYDISTKEKSTKLI; from the coding sequence ATGAAACGAATAGAAGCGATTGTACAAAGTGATGTTTCTAAACAAGTAATCAATGAGATAAGAAAATCTGGTGTCGGTGGTGTTACACTAATTCAATCGTTAGGACAGGGAATGGGAGAACGACCAGAAATAGGAGGACGTCAAATAGAGTTTAACTCAGTAGATGTAATACTTACAGTTGTTCATGATTCAGAGGTAAAATCAGTAGTTTCAGCTATCATGAATGTTGCTCACACAGGACAAAAAGGTGACGGAAAAATTTTTGTTACAAATGTAGAAGAATCATACGATATTAGTACGAAAGAAAAATCAACTAAATTAATTTAA
- a CDS encoding cupredoxin domain-containing protein, protein MYFLLLVTIISILGSSSLIFADEYEISIPFGAYNPELNTPAEVWYDPPQIFVKIDDIITWYNDDREGHTVTSGKGSGRFGWMSDDFGTPNGYFNSDRFMPGESWSYDFKESGTFSYYCTNHPWMEGVVIVEKLIPDYPHDATGKELKFPLLQYTPDQNIEVNLTWDPPIIKTHEKIQFVYQFYDPQTNSNLAKMKYTIIIFQNGKEILRDDGINQIGGDYRNFVFSDSGSIIIRIEGIQSSSILAEESVTVSGNIENKALRAVDFTTVVYDNPEKTTHEIYHLKPAQRLNTYYELMIIIILIPAILFIGILFWLKKKPESTTKKAGAVNL, encoded by the coding sequence ATGTATTTTTTATTACTTGTTACTATTATTTCGATATTGGGCTCTTCATCTCTAATTTTTGCAGATGAATATGAAATCAGCATCCCTTTTGGTGCGTATAATCCAGAATTAAACACTCCTGCAGAAGTATGGTATGATCCTCCTCAAATATTTGTAAAAATTGATGACATCATTACATGGTATAATGATGATCGAGAAGGTCATACAGTTACTAGTGGTAAAGGATCAGGAAGATTCGGTTGGATGAGTGATGATTTTGGAACGCCAAATGGATATTTTAATAGTGATAGATTCATGCCAGGCGAATCATGGTCATATGATTTTAAAGAATCTGGCACTTTTTCATATTATTGTACCAATCATCCTTGGATGGAAGGAGTTGTAATTGTTGAAAAATTAATTCCAGATTATCCGCATGATGCAACTGGAAAAGAATTAAAATTTCCACTTTTACAATACACTCCAGATCAAAACATAGAAGTAAATCTTACATGGGATCCACCAATTATCAAAACTCATGAAAAAATCCAATTTGTATATCAGTTCTATGATCCTCAAACAAATTCTAATCTTGCAAAAATGAAATATACGATCATAATATTCCAAAATGGAAAAGAAATTCTTCGTGATGATGGTATAAACCAAATTGGTGGTGATTATAGAAATTTTGTTTTCAGTGATTCAGGTTCAATAATAATTCGTATTGAAGGAATTCAATCTTCTTCAATCTTAGCTGAAGAAAGTGTAACTGTATCTGGAAATATTGAAAATAAAGCATTAAGGGCAGTAGACTTTACAACTGTAGTTTATGACAATCCAGAAAAAACCACTCATGAAATTTATCATTTAAAACCAGCTCAAAGACTAAACACTTACTATGAATTAATGATAATTATTATTTTAATTCCTGCTATTCTATTCATAGGTATTTTATTCTGGCTGAAGAAAAAACCAGAATCTACAACAAAAAAAGCTGGTGCTGTTAATCTCTAA
- a CDS encoding ATP-binding protein produces MPVGIIPDISEQMCIGCALCVEICTTLGPDVLRVKPVEGWKRGKAFVFYPERCISDGACIGVCPTKAIFWMRPMDFTVGQPVPLYKNSVFVKGWTELID; encoded by the coding sequence ATGCCAGTAGGAATTATTCCAGACATCAGCGAACAAATGTGTATCGGATGCGCACTATGTGTAGAAATCTGTACAACATTAGGACCAGATGTACTTAGAGTAAAACCAGTCGAAGGCTGGAAGAGAGGAAAAGCATTTGTCTTTTACCCAGAAAGATGCATCTCCGATGGAGCATGTATCGGTGTTTGCCCAACAAAGGCAATCTTTTGGATGAGACCAATGGACTTTACCGTTGGACAACCAGTTCCACTCTACAAGAACTCAGTCTTCGTTAAAGGTTGGACCGAATTAATCGATTAG
- a CDS encoding aminotransferase class V-fold PLP-dependent enzyme — protein MNLASKDISKDFHNSDKIYLNNASVSLMPLQSIEAMKDFQISYNSMGPDSIDSQPFIAEKLQNVRKIIAKIINSQPEEVVLTQSTTDGINIVANGLSFEKNSNIIIRGFSHEHHANFYPWLRLQKKTKIKNLSIDKNGFFNFDEFQTLLDRDTTLVAISHALYNTGSILPVEKIGNMLQSNTSFFIDSAQTIGCIGNFDVKKTKCDFMSFNGSKWLCGPMGTGLFYCNKKSHELLEPMTIGGESAMIYDKTNLAFKDMPDKFQTGFRNYVGIVGLESSANYLLKFGMENIRKKNLYLSNLLREELSKVKNIILYGPENPEERTSVVSFNIDGQNPQTIVERLEKQNIVLAVREILEQKIVRASPHFFNTESEILEVVNAIKNL, from the coding sequence ATGAATTTGGCTTCAAAAGATATATCAAAAGATTTTCATAATTCTGACAAAATTTATCTAAATAATGCTTCTGTTTCTTTAATGCCTTTACAAAGCATAGAAGCCATGAAAGATTTTCAAATTTCATACAATTCTATGGGGCCTGATTCAATAGACTCTCAACCATTTATCGCTGAAAAATTACAAAATGTTAGAAAAATTATTGCAAAAATTATCAATAGCCAACCAGAAGAAGTTGTCTTGACTCAAAGTACCACAGATGGAATAAACATAGTTGCCAATGGACTCTCATTTGAAAAAAATTCTAATATTATAATTCGTGGATTTTCACATGAACATCATGCAAATTTCTATCCTTGGCTTAGATTACAGAAAAAAACTAAAATTAAAAATTTATCTATAGATAAAAATGGTTTTTTTAATTTTGATGAATTTCAAACCCTTCTTGATAGAGATACAACATTGGTAGCTATTAGTCATGCATTATACAATACAGGATCAATATTACCTGTAGAAAAAATTGGAAATATGCTTCAAAGTAATACCTCGTTTTTCATTGATAGTGCACAAACTATTGGCTGCATAGGTAATTTTGATGTAAAAAAAACTAAATGTGATTTTATGTCATTTAATGGTTCAAAGTGGTTATGTGGGCCTATGGGAACTGGATTATTTTATTGCAACAAAAAATCACATGAATTACTAGAACCAATGACTATTGGAGGAGAATCAGCAATGATTTATGATAAAACAAATCTTGCATTCAAAGACATGCCAGATAAATTTCAAACAGGATTTCGTAATTATGTTGGAATTGTTGGTTTAGAGTCATCTGCAAACTATCTTCTTAAATTTGGAATGGAAAACATTCGTAAAAAGAATCTTTATCTTTCAAATCTTTTAAGAGAAGAATTATCTAAAGTAAAAAATATTATTCTATATGGGCCAGAAAATCCTGAAGAAAGAACAAGCGTTGTCTCTTTTAATATTGATGGACAAAATCCACAAACAATTGTAGAAAGACTAGAAAAGCAAAATATTGTATTGGCTGTTAGAGAAATTTTAGAACAAAAAATCGTACGAGCATCACCTCATTTTTTTAATACTGAATCTGAAATACTTGAGGTTGTTAATGCAATAAAAAATCTATGA
- a CDS encoding Lrp/AsnC ligand binding domain-containing protein — protein sequence MPTAYVLLNSDLGSDESIIEDIKRILATEDIEYEVQGVYGVYDIVLKLSSKDAEKLRGIITNKVRKIGKIQSTLTMMVIEEQEKS from the coding sequence GTGCCTACTGCGTATGTTTTATTGAATTCTGACCTAGGATCTGATGAATCAATTATAGAAGATATCAAGCGTATTCTTGCTACTGAAGACATCGAGTATGAAGTTCAAGGAGTTTATGGAGTATACGATATAGTCTTAAAATTATCATCTAAAGATGCCGAAAAATTACGAGGAATTATTACAAATAAAGTTAGAAAAATTGGAAAAATACAATCAACACTAACAATGATGGTAATAGAAGAGCAAGAAAAATCATAG
- a CDS encoding cyclase family protein encodes MKPLDLTLTISTSIPTFPDSPKPQFILWSTLKDDKYNLELLFLSSHTGTHLDAPYHFVKNGIKIHQIPLDRLVGNGILIKIKKGKNQSITKNDLILFERKHGNIPKNSSIFFYTEWQKNLNSNYYFINNPGLSESAATYLVSKKINLVGIDSPSIDLGQDKIFKVHKILAKNNILIVENLSNLNKISSNQFDFVILPLKLKDATGSPVRAIAIQ; translated from the coding sequence GTGAAACCACTAGATCTTACATTGACAATATCTACATCCATTCCTACTTTTCCAGATTCACCAAAACCACAATTCATTCTTTGGTCTACACTAAAAGATGACAAATATAATCTTGAATTATTATTTCTCAGTTCTCATACTGGAACTCATCTTGATGCACCATACCATTTTGTAAAAAATGGAATAAAAATACATCAAATTCCACTTGATAGATTAGTAGGAAATGGTATTTTGATTAAAATAAAAAAAGGAAAAAATCAATCTATTACTAAAAATGATTTAATTTTATTTGAAAGAAAACATGGTAATATTCCAAAAAATTCATCCATATTTTTTTATACTGAATGGCAAAAAAACTTGAATAGTAATTATTATTTTATTAATAATCCTGGTTTATCTGAATCAGCTGCTACATATCTTGTTTCAAAAAAGATCAATTTAGTTGGAATTGATTCACCTAGTATAGATTTGGGTCAAGATAAAATTTTTAAAGTTCATAAAATACTTGCAAAAAATAATATTTTAATTGTTGAGAATCTATCAAATTTGAATAAAATTTCTTCAAACCAATTTGATTTTGTAATTTTACCGTTAAAGCTAAAGGATGCAACTGGTTCTCCAGTTAGAGCAATAGCTATTCAATGA
- the amrS gene encoding AmmeMemoRadiSam system radical SAM enzyme: MNKEAILYEKLPNKKVRCTACARYCEMSEGQIGLCGIRGNENGKLDLFVYGKVITGHVDPIEKKPVIHYNPGSKVFSIATTGCNWLCRYCQNFDISQRRKVEGVDMTPEQVVQAALDNDADGIAYTYNEPSIFIEFARDCGVIAHQKNLYNVFVSNGYDTPESVNMMGEFLDSITIDFKGNAEPNFTKKFIGVPDPQPIFDTLLEIRNKTKIHVEITDLIIPKVGDSLEYAEKLCKFIYDQFGPEMPIHFLRFHPDYKMMEFDSTPVKTLEKHYEIAKKVGLEYAYIGNVPGHPFEHTYCSKCNNIVVKRYGFDIEGWNLDEKNKCQFCRNQVPIIGNLSKNYKKNRFHFVH, from the coding sequence ATGAACAAAGAGGCAATTCTTTATGAAAAATTACCTAACAAGAAAGTACGTTGTACTGCTTGTGCAAGATACTGTGAGATGAGTGAAGGCCAAATAGGATTATGTGGAATACGTGGTAATGAAAATGGAAAATTAGACTTATTTGTATACGGTAAAGTAATAACAGGACATGTTGATCCAATAGAAAAAAAGCCAGTCATACATTACAATCCTGGATCTAAAGTGTTTTCAATTGCCACCACTGGATGTAATTGGCTTTGTAGATATTGTCAGAATTTTGACATTAGTCAGAGAAGAAAAGTAGAGGGTGTAGATATGACTCCTGAACAAGTAGTACAAGCAGCATTAGATAATGATGCAGATGGAATTGCGTATACATACAATGAACCATCTATATTCATTGAATTTGCTAGAGATTGTGGAGTAATAGCACATCAAAAAAATCTTTACAATGTATTTGTCTCAAATGGATATGATACTCCAGAATCAGTAAATATGATGGGAGAATTTTTAGATTCTATAACAATTGATTTCAAAGGTAATGCAGAACCTAATTTTACAAAAAAATTTATCGGGGTTCCTGATCCTCAACCTATTTTTGATACATTATTAGAAATACGTAACAAGACGAAGATTCATGTAGAGATTACAGATCTTATTATTCCAAAAGTAGGAGATAGTTTAGAATATGCAGAAAAATTATGTAAATTTATTTATGACCAATTTGGTCCAGAGATGCCAATTCATTTTTTACGTTTTCATCCAGATTATAAAATGATGGAATTTGATTCTACTCCTGTTAAAACTTTAGAAAAACATTATGAAATTGCAAAAAAAGTTGGATTGGAGTATGCTTATATCGGAAATGTACCAGGTCATCCTTTTGAGCATACTTATTGTTCAAAATGTAACAATATTGTAGTTAAGAGATATGGTTTTGATATTGAAGGTTGGAATCTAGATGAGAAAAATAAATGCCAGTTTTGTAGAAATCAAGTCCCAATTATTGGTAATTTATCTAAAAATTATAAGAAAAATAGATTTCATTTTGTTCATTGA
- a CDS encoding dual specificity protein phosphatase 23, giving the protein MSKPGNIWRKVHGKITKKPTNFSWLIENKLAGSGIPTSFDEFDWILKQGVTSIVTMTENALPEEWVSNIGYLHVPTPDLTAPDMDRIDTAVDFIHKKISKDQAVMVHCAAGMGRAGTILACYLIKYQNYPAKDAIKKIRTERPGSIQSEVQELAITFYEKHVGSK; this is encoded by the coding sequence ATGAGTAAACCAGGAAATATTTGGAGAAAAGTTCATGGTAAAATTACTAAAAAACCAACCAATTTCTCATGGTTAATTGAAAATAAACTTGCAGGTTCAGGAATACCAACAAGTTTTGATGAGTTTGATTGGATTCTAAAACAAGGTGTTACATCAATTGTAACTATGACTGAAAATGCTTTACCTGAAGAATGGGTAAGTAATATTGGTTATTTACATGTCCCAACTCCAGATCTTACAGCTCCTGACATGGATAGAATTGATACCGCAGTTGATTTTATCCATAAAAAAATTTCAAAGGATCAAGCTGTAATGGTTCATTGTGCAGCTGGAATGGGAAGAGCTGGAACAATTCTAGCTTGTTATCTGATAAAGTATCAAAATTATCCTGCAAAAGATGCAATTAAAAAAATTAGAACTGAACGACCAGGATCTATCCAATCCGAAGTACAGGAATTAGCTATTACCTTCTATGAAAAACATGTAGGAAGTAAATAG